The Cryptosporangium minutisporangium genomic sequence CTTGCCGTTGCTGCGGGCCCGCTCGACTCGGCCGACCACCGCCGCGTCGAGGCCGTAGCCCGCGCAGAAGATGAACCAGCGATCGTTGACCCGGCCGAGCCCGATCGTGCGCCGACGGTTCGCCCGGAGGGCTTCCAGGAGTAGTCCGGTGGCGTCCACCGGATCGCGCGGCCCGCCGAGTGCGCGGATGAACACGTTCGCCGACCCGCCGGGCACCACGCCGAGTGCAGGCAGGTCGCCGCTCGGACCGTCGACGAGCAACCCGTTGACCACCTCGTTGACCGTGCCGTCGCCCCCCAGGGCCACGATGACGTCGAACTTCTCGCGGGCGGCGCGGGTCCCCAGTTCGATGGCGTGGCCGCGGTGAGTGGTCTCCGCGACCTCAAGGTCGAGTTCGGTCGAGAGCGCTGACACCAGCACCTCACGAGTGCGTGGCCGAGTGGTCGTGGCGGTAGGGTTGACCACCAGAAGTGCACGCATGGTGGCGACTCTACTTGTCGGTAGGCTTGAGCTTGTGACAGACCGTCCAGACCCCGCTGTCGAAGCCGCCGAAGTCGACGCGTCGGGCCCGGGAGGCGCCGGTGCGACTCCGGACGACGGCCCGCTGACGCTGCGCGTGGGCGTCCTCGTGCTCTGGATTCAGGCGGTGCTCGTTGCCCTGCTCGCGGTCGCCGAGATCGTCGGCCTGATCCGCGACGGCACCGACCAGCTCGAGTGGGCGGCCTGGATCATCGCCGGCCCGTTGGTGGCGGCAGGCGCGTTGTTCGTCGCCGGGCGGCTGCTGGTCCACCGGCGCCTGGCCGGCCGGGGATTGGCCGTCGCGCTCCAGCTGTGCGCGATCCCGGTCGTGTTCTTCATGGTGACCGGCGACAGCGATACCTGGGTGAAGGTGCTCGGTGGGCTGATCGGTGCGTCGGTCGTCGCCTGCGTCGCGCTCATCGTGGCCCCGGCGTCCCGACAGGCCCTGAACGCCTGATCTGCCGGTTACTGGGGGTCACGAAACGGTCACTACTCTGCGTGCCCCAGACCCTCACGCAAGTGTGCCAACGTCCGGCTGAGCAACCGGGACACGTGCATCTGTGAGACGCCGATCTCTGCCGCAATTTCCGATTGGGTCATGTTCGCGAAGAATCGGAGCGCGAGGATCTGCCGCTCGCGCGGGGTGAGCCGGCTGAGCAGCGGCCGCAACGACGCCCGGTGCTCGACGTTCTCCAGTGCGGCCTGCGCATCCCCGGCCGCCGGGTGGGCGGCGCCGCCGGGGGAATCGTCGGCCAGCTCGACGTCGAGCGAAACGGTCGTGTAGGCGTGCGCGGATCCGATCGCCTCCAGGACCTCTTCCTCGGTCAACTGGGTGTACCCGGCGAGCTCCGCGATCGTGGGGGACCGAGACAGTCGGCCGAACAGGTCGCCGGTCGCCCGGGAGACCGCCAGCGTGTGCTCCTGCATGCGCCGGGGAACGCGGATCGCCCAGCCGCGGTCGCGGAAGTGGCGTTTGACTTCGCCGACGACGGTCGGGGTCGCATATGTGGAGAATTCGACCCCGCGTTCGAGGTCGAAGCGGTCCACGGCCTTGATCAGCCCGATCGTGGCGACCTGGATCAGGTCGTCCATCGGCTCGCCGCGCCCGGCGAACCGCCGCACCAGGTAGTGCGCGAGCGGCAGATGACGGCGGACCAGCTCGTCCCGATGCGTCCGCCACTCCGGGCTGCCGGGCACGCAGGCCTGCAGGCGCCGGAACAGCTCATGGGAGGCGTAGCGGTCTCGCTCCGCCCCGGTGAGCACGACGTCGGACGTGTCGCCGGAGTCGGTCGAGTCGGCCACCGACGCCTGGCGTCGCAGCGGCGCGCGTCGCAGCGGCGGGCGCTCGTCGGTCGGCCCCTCGTCGGTGGTGCGGTCGTCGACCGGACCGGCCGGAACGGGCACCCGGGACGGGTCGTGCTGGGTCGGTTCGCTCCGTCCGGCCCGACGACGGGCTGGACGCACCACCGGGTCCGAGGACGGGTTGCGGCTCGCGGAACCCGGGCGTCTCGCGCTGGTCACGAGGCGCGGCTCCGCCGCTTGACCAGCCCGATGGTGAGCTGGTCGTTGCTGACCTCGGCGTCCACCTCGCCGGTCAGGGCGGTGAGCACCTGCCAGGCGAACGTGTTCTGCGGGGGCAGACTGCGGCGGACGCCAGGGAGCGTCACGGTGACGGCGATCTCGTCCGGGGTCAATGTAAAACGGCAGTGCAGTTCCGAGTCGGGGAGCTCTTCGCCGTTCAGCAACATCGCGCAGGCCTCGTCGACCGCGATGCGCAGGTCCTCGATCTCGTCGAGCGTGAAGTGCAGGCGGGCGGCGAGACCGGCGGTGGCGGTACGCAGTACGGAGAGGTACACGCTGTTGGCCGGCAGGGTCAGCAGGACGATGTCCGGGCCGCCCTCCACACGCCCACCCTCCACGCTGCTCAGCCCTTTCGTGGCGCTGGGTTGGTCCGTGGCGTCGGGCGCGGCCATGCTTCCCGGCCGGTCCGTCGAGCTCGGCGCGGTGGTGAGCCCGGCGGCGGGGTCGCCCGGGGCGCGCGAGCCAGGGACGTAGCCGGCGATCGGCACGTCCGGAGTGGGTAGTAGAACGCCCGAGCTCGACGCCTGGCCGGCCGCGGCGCCGCCGCGGTGCTGCGCTGCCCTCGCCTCCACGCCACCCCTCCCCGTGTGCCGTCGGGGGCCGCGCCCGACCTTGTCACGGTCGCGCTCTGCGGCGCACTCCCGCGAGCGCGACCATGTGCCCGACCTTTCCACGGTCGTGCTCCGACCGTGTGTTTGTCGCGCTATGCGGTGTTCCCCCGCCCGCACTTTACGGCCCGGGACGGTCCGAGGGGAGTCCACACGCGAGTAGCAATCGTGATCGGTGTCGACAGAAGCGCGTGACACGCCCGTAGAGTCTGTTTCCGCGTCGGCGTGTCGCGGATCGGGTCAGCGGCCGGTCGGTCGGACGAGTTCGGCGCCGCCGGGGGAGGCCGCGCGTAAAGGAAAGTTCACGACCAGCTCGCGGGCAGGTTCCACCGACGTACGACCGGGCGGCCGTGCTCGGTGTCCAGGACGCTCACGGTCGCGGTGCTCAGCGCGAACAGCCTGCCCTCGGAGGCGGGCAGTCCGAGCCAACGGGCGGTGAGCACCCGCAGGATGTGGCCGTGCGCGAAGAGGACGACGTGCCCGTCCGGCAGTGCACTCCGCACCCGCTCCAGCACCCGGTCGACGCGGTGGCCCGCCTGTTCGGCGGTCTCCCCGTCGGGTACTGCGCCGGTCCAGACGGTCCAGCCCGGGTCCTGCTCGCGGATCTGCGGCGTCGTGATGCCCTCGTACCGGCCGTAGTCCACTTCACGCAGGTCGTCGTCGATCTGCACGGAGATGCCGGCCAGCTCGGCGGTGTGCTTGGCGCGCTTCATCGGGCTGGAGAGGGCGAGCGCCGGTGCTCGGTTCCCGAGCAGCTCCACCAGCAGCGGCCGCAGTGCGACGGCTGCGGCCTCGCCGACCTCGGTCAACGGGAGGTCGGTCCGGCTCGTGTGCTGTCCCGACTTCGACCACTCGGTCTCCCCGTGGCGAACCAGGTAGAGCGCGGAGTGGTCGGACGGAACGGCAGCGTCGGCCGCCTCCACCGAGGCGGAGGCGGCCGACGCCGTGTCGTCCGTGCTAGGCGTCACGCCTTCTTGGTCTCCCAGAAGATCTCGGCGATCTCGTCGATCTTGCCGAGAAGCTGGTCGGCGACCGCGACGTCCAGCGTGCCCTTGCCGCCGGCTGCGCCGGCCAGCTTGGTGGCCTCGTTGAACAGGGTGTGCAGCTGCGGGTACTTCTCGAAGTGCGGCGGCTTGAAGTAGTCCGTCCACAGCACCCACAGGTGGTGCTTGACGAGCTCCGACCGCTGCTCCTTGATGAGGATGGCCCGAGTGCGGAACACCGGGTCCTCGTTGGCCTGGTACTTCTCGATGATCGCCTTCACCGACTGCGCCTCGATCCGGGCCTGGGCCGGGTCGTAGACGCCGCAGGGCAGGTCGCAGTGGGCATGTGCGACAGTGCGCGGCGCAAGGAAGCGCGGCAACCGCATGGTCTCAGTCCTCCGGTGGGATGATGCGTCCGACGAACGACTACGACCCGAACCCTACTCCCGGTTAAGCGGCGCGCTTTCGACGCGGGCAGGGTTCCCGGACGGTTCCGAGCGGAAGGCCGGTGGTGACGGATGGCCCAGCCGGGCGCCGCACCCACCCCGTCGGAACCCGGAACGGCAGCGGAGCGGTCGCTCGGACGCTCGCGGTGGGTGCACATCCTGGTCAGCGGTCCGTCGATGGTGCCGACGTTGAAACACGGCGACCACATCCTGGTGCGCCGGACCGGCCGCATCCGCGCGGGTGACGTCGTCGTCGGTGCGTTCCCCACCCGCCCTGACCTGCTCGTCGTCAAGCGGGCCGTCCGCCGGGTCGGTGGCGGCTGGTGGCTGGCGTCGGACAACGAGGCGGTCGCCGACGACTCGCGTCGGTACGGTCCGGCCGAGGTCTACGGGCGCGTTGTGGCACGCTGCTGGCCGCTCCGCCGCATCGGTATTCTGACCAGGACGGATCTCGCCGAGACCCAGTGAACAACGCACTGGAGTCCCAGCACGTGGTACACCTGATCGATTCACCCGTGCGAGAATCCTGTGTTATCTCCGGGCGACCCCCGGGTGACGCGACGCCGCACCCACGACCGTGGGGTCATGCCGCACTGCCGGGCGATGAGCCGTGCTCGTCGTCGCCGCCGCACACCCGAAGTCGAGGAGCCCCCGTGAGCGCCCTACCCATCGATCCCTCCGCCCCGGAGGACATCGCCGCCGCCCCAGACCCTGTTTTCGCCGCTCACCGTGGCGGCAAGATGGAGATCGCCGCAACGATCCCGCTCGCCGGCCGCGACGACCTCTCGATCGCGTACACGCCCGGCGTCGCCAGGGTCTGCAGCGCGATCGCCGCCGAGCCGGCCCTCTTCGACGAGTTCACCTGGGCGTCCCGCACGGTCGCCGTGGTGACCGACGGCACCGCCGTGCTCGGGCTGGGCAACATCGGCCCCAAAGCGGCGATGCCGGTGATGGAGGGCAAGGCGGTGCTCTTCAAGAAGTTCGGCGGCATCGACGCGATCCCGATCTGCCTCGCGACCACCGATCCCGAGGAGATCGTCGAGACCGTCGTCCGCCTGGCGCCCTCGTTCGGCGGCATCAATCTGGAGGACATCAGCGCGCCGCGGTGCTTCGCGGTCGAGGCGATGCTGGCCGAGCGTCTGGACATCCCAGTGTTCCACGACGACCAGCACGGCACCGCGGTCGTCGCCACCGCCGCGCTCCAGAACGCGGCCAGACTCACCGGCCGAGCGCTCGCTGACCTCCGGGTCGTCGTCTCCGGGGCCGGCGCCGCCGGTGTCGCGGTGACGAAGATGCTGCTCGCCGCTGGTGTCGGTGACATCGCGGTGGCCGACTCGAAGGGCATCATCCACCTCGGCCGCAGCAACCTCACCCCGGTCAAGAGCGAGCTGGCCGCGATCACCAACAAGAACGGCATCACCGGTTCGCTGGAGGACGCGCTCAAGGGCGCCGACGTGTTCATCGGGCTCTCCGCCGGCAAGGTGCCCGAGTCGGCGGTGGCGACGATGGCGCCGGACAGCTTCATCTTCGCGATGGCCAACCCCGACCCCGAGGTGCACCCGGACGTCGCGCACAAGTACGCCGCGGTGGTGGCCACCGGTCGCAGCGACTATCCGAACCAGATCAACAACGTGCTCGCGTTCCCGGGCATCTTCCGTGGCGCGCTCGACGTCCGGGCGACCGCGATCACCGAAGGCATGAAGCTGGCGGCCGCGGAGGCGCTCGCTGCGGTGGTGGCGTCGGAACTGCGCGCCGACCACATCATCCCGAGTCCGTTCGACCCCCGGGTCGCGCCCGCCGTCGCGGCAGCGGTCGCCGCCGCGGCCCGCAAAGACGGAGTCGCCCGGCTCTGACCGCTGTTGAAGCGCCGCCAGGCGCGGAGTAGTTGCTCGAACCTGGAGCCCGCCCAGAGCGGCGCTGGCTGTCGAGCGCGAGGCCGCCGCGAACCACTGATCCGCCGTTGTCAGGCGCCGCGCGAGGCAGCTTCCGCTGGGCTCGACCTCGCGGTGGTCTCAATGCCTCGCGCTCGCCTGTCAGCGTCGTTCTGGGCGGGCCGTGCGCTCAGACCCTGGACGTGCGGGTGGGGCGGACGTAGTCGGCACCGTGCCAGACCTTCCCCAGCAGGGTGACCACGACGACCAGCCCCACGATGCCGACGTAGTTCCAGGCGCCCAGTGCCTCCAGCGGCGGCACCTCCAGCAGCGTGTAAGCGAGTAGCCACGCCGCACCGAGGAACGTCAGCCCGCTGGTGAGCGCGCCCAGCCACGGAGGGGACGGCTGGCGTCCGGTCGCGGCGTACGGTCCCTGGTTTCCCGCTGCGGTCATGGTCCCTCCGAGGGTGTGGCAGCCGTCACGTGTACCGGAGAGTAGCGCTTGTCGCGGTCAGCGACACAGATCCGGATCGTGACAGTTCCGCTGACATTTCCAAGTCTCTTGTCAGCGCGGGTGATCGCTGCCACAGTCGAGTCAGCGCTTCGATGCCATTGCACGGTGTCGAGGTCCGGCTCCCGCCTCATCGGAGAGGACCCACCACATGACGACCGAAACCAGCAGAGCCACGTGGCGCGACGGTCGCCGGTACCTGTGGCCGTCGGCCATCATGGTTCCGATCCTTCCGTTCTTGAGCTACGGGATCGTGTCGCAGACCGGCGTCGAGGGCTGGTGGTGGCTCACGCCCGGCCTGGTCTTCGTCCTGATCCCGCTGGTCGACATGGTCGGCGGTGACGACGTCGGAAACCCGCCGGAGGACGCCGCGAAGACGCTGCAGGCCGACCGGTACTACCGCTGGCTCACCTACCTCTACCTGCCGCTCCAGCTCGGCGGGCTGGTACTCGGGTCCTGGCAGTGGCAACAGGGCGACCTCGGCTGGGTCGGCCTGCTCGGCATCCTGGTCTCGGTCGGCACCGTCAACGGGATCGCGATCAACGCCGCCCACGAACTCGGCCACAAGCGGGAGAACCTGGAGCGCTGGCTCTCCAAGATCGCGCTCGCGCCGACCGCGTACGGGCACTTCTACGTCGAGCACAACCGCGGGCACCACACCCGGGTGGCGACGCCGGAGGACCCGGCCAGCTCCCGGCTGGGCGAGACGTTCTGGCGCTTCTGGCCCCGCACGGTGTGGGGCAGCCTGCAATCGGCGTGGCACCTGGAGAGCAGCCGATTCACGTTACGGAAGCGCAACCCCTGGACCTGGCGCAACGACGTGCTCAACGCCTGGGTGATGACGCTGGTGCTGTTCGTCGCGCTCACCGTCGCGTTCGGACCCGGGCTGATCCCGTTCCTGATCGCCCAGGCAGTGCTCGGCTTCTCGTTCCTGGAGGTCGTCAACTACCTGGAGCATTACGGGCTGCGGCGGGAGCGCGTCGGCTCGCGCTACGAGAAGGTGGACGAGCAGCACAGCTGGAACTCCAACCGGCTGGTCACCAACATGTTCCTCTACCAACTGCAGCGGCACAGCGACCACCATGCGAACCCGATCCGGCGCTACCAGATCCTCCGCACGTTCGACACCTCGCCGCAGCTTCCGGCGGGCTATGCCACGATGATCGTCGTGGCGCTCTTCCCTCCGCTCTGGCACCGGATCATGGATCCGCGGGTGATCGCCCACTACGACGGTGACCTCGACCGGGCCAACCTGCACGCGCCCGCCCGCGCTCGCCTGCTCGCCCGGTACGGCCCCCGGCCCGGCGGTCAGCTCGCGGCGGACACTCCTTGAGTACGGACGAGTTCGTCGGCGCCGGCTCCTCCGAGGGCCGGCGCCGGTACGTCGAGCGGGCCCGCGCCGGGATGCGCGAGGCCGTGCTCGACGCGGTCGAGGTGC encodes the following:
- a CDS encoding NADP-dependent malic enzyme, with product MSALPIDPSAPEDIAAAPDPVFAAHRGGKMEIAATIPLAGRDDLSIAYTPGVARVCSAIAAEPALFDEFTWASRTVAVVTDGTAVLGLGNIGPKAAMPVMEGKAVLFKKFGGIDAIPICLATTDPEEIVETVVRLAPSFGGINLEDISAPRCFAVEAMLAERLDIPVFHDDQHGTAVVATAALQNAARLTGRALADLRVVVSGAGAAGVAVTKMLLAAGVGDIAVADSKGIIHLGRSNLTPVKSELAAITNKNGITGSLEDALKGADVFIGLSAGKVPESAVATMAPDSFIFAMANPDPEVHPDVAHKYAAVVATGRSDYPNQINNVLAFPGIFRGALDVRATAITEGMKLAAAEALAAVVASELRADHIIPSPFDPRVAPAVAAAVAAAARKDGVARL
- a CDS encoding alkane 1-monooxygenase, which translates into the protein MTTETSRATWRDGRRYLWPSAIMVPILPFLSYGIVSQTGVEGWWWLTPGLVFVLIPLVDMVGGDDVGNPPEDAAKTLQADRYYRWLTYLYLPLQLGGLVLGSWQWQQGDLGWVGLLGILVSVGTVNGIAINAAHELGHKRENLERWLSKIALAPTAYGHFYVEHNRGHHTRVATPEDPASSRLGETFWRFWPRTVWGSLQSAWHLESSRFTLRKRNPWTWRNDVLNAWVMTLVLFVALTVAFGPGLIPFLIAQAVLGFSFLEVVNYLEHYGLRRERVGSRYEKVDEQHSWNSNRLVTNMFLYQLQRHSDHHANPIRRYQILRTFDTSPQLPAGYATMIVVALFPPLWHRIMDPRVIAHYDGDLDRANLHAPARARLLARYGPRPGGQLAADTP
- the sodN gene encoding superoxide dismutase, Ni, which gives rise to MRLPRFLAPRTVAHAHCDLPCGVYDPAQARIEAQSVKAIIEKYQANEDPVFRTRAILIKEQRSELVKHHLWVLWTDYFKPPHFEKYPQLHTLFNEATKLAGAAGGKGTLDVAVADQLLGKIDEIAEIFWETKKA
- a CDS encoding diacylglycerol/lipid kinase family protein is translated as MRALLVVNPTATTTRPRTREVLVSALSTELDLEVAETTHRGHAIELGTRAAREKFDVIVALGGDGTVNEVVNGLLVDGPSGDLPALGVVPGGSANVFIRALGGPRDPVDATGLLLEALRANRRRTIGLGRVNDRWFIFCAGYGLDAAVVGRVERARSNGKTATPGLYVRSAVAQYFRGPERTMSSIELKLDAPPSDGVDSETEPSGRFAAVIVQNCSPWTYLGPRPVNPCPEASFDAGLDFLAARALRLPSTLRTVQQILSSKPDPRGREIVRRHDLSGFVLRSDTPLAAQVDGDYLGELTELRFAGVPHALRVVV
- a CDS encoding S26 family signal peptidase — its product is MAQPGAAPTPSEPGTAAERSLGRSRWVHILVSGPSMVPTLKHGDHILVRRTGRIRAGDVVVGAFPTRPDLLVVKRAVRRVGGGWWLASDNEAVADDSRRYGPAEVYGRVVARCWPLRRIGILTRTDLAETQ
- a CDS encoding SigB/SigF/SigG family RNA polymerase sigma factor, which codes for MTSARRPGSASRNPSSDPVVRPARRRAGRSEPTQHDPSRVPVPAGPVDDRTTDEGPTDERPPLRRAPLRRQASVADSTDSGDTSDVVLTGAERDRYASHELFRRLQACVPGSPEWRTHRDELVRRHLPLAHYLVRRFAGRGEPMDDLIQVATIGLIKAVDRFDLERGVEFSTYATPTVVGEVKRHFRDRGWAIRVPRRMQEHTLAVSRATGDLFGRLSRSPTIAELAGYTQLTEEEVLEAIGSAHAYTTVSLDVELADDSPGGAAHPAAGDAQAALENVEHRASLRPLLSRLTPRERQILALRFFANMTQSEIAAEIGVSQMHVSRLLSRTLAHLREGLGHAE
- a CDS encoding histidine phosphatase family protein codes for the protein MEAADAAVPSDHSALYLVRHGETEWSKSGQHTSRTDLPLTEVGEAAAVALRPLLVELLGNRAPALALSSPMKRAKHTAELAGISVQIDDDLREVDYGRYEGITTPQIREQDPGWTVWTGAVPDGETAEQAGHRVDRVLERVRSALPDGHVVLFAHGHILRVLTARWLGLPASEGRLFALSTATVSVLDTEHGRPVVRRWNLPASWS
- a CDS encoding cell division protein CrgA — translated: MTAAGNQGPYAATGRQPSPPWLGALTSGLTFLGAAWLLAYTLLEVPPLEALGAWNYVGIVGLVVVVTLLGKVWHGADYVRPTRTSRV